From the Juglans microcarpa x Juglans regia isolate MS1-56 chromosome 3D, Jm3101_v1.0, whole genome shotgun sequence genome, the window CAAGTTTCCTTTGTCACCTCTTGATACCCTGCCAAAGGAAAACAAGATTAAAGAAGGAATCTTCTTGAAGTCTAAAGTCGGATACTCTTcaagtttatataatattattggctCAATCAGTACCGCAATTCTTCATCCAAGTATGTGATTTCCAATTCACCGCGAGCTCTGTCAGGTGCCTTAACAGGTATCTGTTGTGCATCAAAATCAGTAAGCACCTTGCTCTTCCTATATAACTCATGtggccttttaaaaaaaaaaggaaggaaagaaaatactGGCAAGGAGATTACTTACTAAGCCTCcgattttaaaataatcaaactttaCAGCTACTTTCTTTGCATTCAGAGGTGTTAAATCTGCCGTCACCTACCAATAcaaaacatattcataacaaATATGGCAGGTGAGCAAGTCTATGTGCATCAGTCTCTGAATCCAAAGTGATCTTCATAACCAGCCCAAGTatgttaaattactaaaatgtCCATCTTGCTAAACTACCTCATTAACAAAGAAATGTAGAGGACTGCACTGCAACACAATATATCAGTCAAGAAAAAACTATACTTGTCATCCCCTACACCACAGACCAgtattgatgtgtaaatatgcgtgtttaaatagaatgacaaatcacatgttggtgtgtggtgtggggatgataagtagcatttctCGTCAGTCAATTCTAATCATTGCGTATTAATCTCTTTCCATGTCTTCTTCCCATTGCATATTTTTGGGTACAATGACAGAATAAATTGAGTATACCTGGTTGAAGAATGGCCAAGATTCCATATTCTGGGCCCTAAGTACATCCAAATTGATCGCCTGGTAGTTTGCACTCGATCTTAGAAATTTGGGTCTCTGTGATCACCATGTTAATTTCCAAAGTGAATGCAATTTATACcatgaaaatgtcaaaaaaagCAAACACGTCCAGTCgcaataatttatttctttgttcATTTTACCATGAAAGATACAGAGCATGACTcgccaagaaaaaagagtatgCAAAGTGCTTTTTCTAGCAATTCAGAATATTAGATAGGCCCTCCAAAATGTAAGGAGTGCAGAACCATATATATCCAGATGTACAACAATTGATCCCTTCCGCTTGAAATAACCATTACAATCATGCATGACATTACAAGTATGGAAATGTTGATAAAAGtgttaaagatataaaataaataataaaaatctacctATTTTCATcggtttaaattttttgaacaagTGGTGACATCACATGGTATCATAGCAGAGGTCCTAAATTCAAACCCTAACtctatattttatctcatttaattaaatatttcacgtgttgagCCACCCATTGAAGGAGAGTATGGTCCACACATGAGGaggaatattaaaatataaaataaataataaaaatttacatttttctaTCGGCTTAACTTTTTAGAACAAATGGTGATTTCATAATAACAACCACTAATGCACAGTAAAGTCaaagagtaaataaaaatagaaataaaaactcTATAAGAATGCAGTGTAGAGGTTATACAAGATTGCTGAAGCCTTAGAGAAGACAATGTATAGCAATGAAGATGGAGAATAAATTAACCTGGGTCTGCAAAATTGATCTTGAAGTAGTGTAGATAAGCTCCCATTTGCCATCGAGTAAATTAGATTTGAGGGGTTCCTTTACTGGGTTAAGTGCTTCAAGTTTTTGAGCAATctatttgaaaataagtttCCGAGTATCAGACAAATTTAGTTTACATAAGTGCGTTAATATATCAGGAACTAAATATATGATACCAATTTCCCACTAAAATCCTATCGATTTCCGTTTTAAGCATCACATGTAAATTTCGTTCATGTTGATAATTCTCTTAAATCATTAACTTTTGACAGAGAAAACAAGAACCCAGAGATCAAACCAAAGGTAAGAGTAGAAAAAGAATTCGGTCCAACCTGATCAACTGTTTGCTGGTCTTCGAAAGTGGCATCTGCTCCGCGATCCAGGGGCGCAATGGCTTCAAGCAGCTCCTCCTTGAGAGTCTTGGCATCTTTGCCTTTTTTCAGGAAAgcaggaaagaaagaaattttggcTCTCCATTTCTCAGGGTGCGAGGTGCTTGAAAGGTTGTAGGTGCTGGGATTAATGGCTGGGACTGGAAAACGAAAGGCAGTTCGAGGAGGCGGAAAGCAGTGGGACTTTGGAATGGAAGGTTTCGAGGATTGAGCGGTGGTGAGGACTAAAGCTGCATGAGAAGATAAGGCCATGGATATGGTTTTTCCTGTGCATAAAGTAAGAGTGGCTTGTATTTATCTAAAATGGTCTGCTTTCTACATGGTAGTTGAGAAAGCGGTTCAATATTTCATAGAAAAGATTTAGCATTTTGAGAAGGTAATATTATTAACGTGACAagtgttaatatatttttgacacattaatcataaaaaaagattaaCCTAAggtaattagaatttttttttaattcgttTTAATATTGCTCCGATGGcatgatatgtatatatttaattctCAATATCCGCTCCTGAAATCAGCAACGTGCAACCATACAGAGCGCCCATGCTTAAAATTGCCAAAATAAAACCAGCGACAGAACCTGACTCGCCACCACTCTTATGTCTCTTCGCATGGTCCCAGCCTCCCAGAGAAAGGTCCCTCTTTCCAACACATGCacgttttccttttttggggggattttctctctctttgccGTCCACCTTCTTCTCATTCCGAGTTCTTTCTCTTGCTCAGGACTCGGTAATGTGCTCCAAGTTTagttctttcaaatttcaaatagcaGAGGTAACCAATAAACGCTATCAAAATCCCCACTAACCCGGCCGGCTGAAACAATCCCCAGCTCTATAGAACAGAAAATGTAAtaccttttcaattttaattgtCTTTTGGAATTGGTATAGATATTAgatgatgttatttttgttcatttttacTGTATTATTTCGACTGTTTAGTTTTGTTGATTGATGTCACTTGTTTGCttctaaaacataaaagaagCTCCCACGAAGAAACACAAGGGGGTAAgaaggataaatttttttaatgatttcacTAATTTGCTGCTTGAATCAGAATGCAAAGGATTGCATCTAATTAGAAGGAAacagattattaatttgttctgGTATTGCCTGAACCCCAAATTTACCACTGAAGCCTGCTGATTTGGAGTTACCCCAGATGAGAgtcctttccatttttttcctttcttctctttttctgcaTGAATGTTCATCTGTTGACTCCTATTTTGGTTGAATTCAGAAATTCAGAGTGCTCTATGTCTTCCTTGCTGGAAGTTGTTGCTCTCGTTTCATTTTACATGATCTAGAGCACTAGTAATTTCTAATCTCTAATGCACATACTGGAGAAATTGCCATGCATTCTATGCAAGATTTCTCTTAAATGCTATGTGGAAGAGATACGTTATTCAAGGAGCTATTTAAGATTTGAACCTGACAAAGTTAGCTTGTCAAGCTGCTTTTGTTTTTACCTTCCTTTCTAACCCTATTACTTCCATAAATCTTTGCATCCAAATGTTGTCTTTGCCCATTTTCCTATCCATTTGGCGAATGGATTAATATTACACAAACTGAAAAATATGCACCCCAAACCGGGtgaaaaaagatataaatggCAGGCATATCCTCTTATAGCTTGTGATTTAATCAGCTTAATGAAaaaagagggggaaaaaaacaGCCAAAACCGTATGGAACCAAATAAGTACAAATATGACTGGGGGGTTGGAGTGATTGACTTTGTACAGAAATTGCTAAAGCATGGCCCACCATGATTCAAACATGAAGGTTAATGCAAGCATTGGGACCCACCATCCATGAGAGACTACTGATCTGATGCCCTTTGATTGATTACAGGCAAGCTGCTTATCATGATAAGAGCATATGGTTTGGTTCCTAGAATCATCAACAaagaagtttgtaaaaattataccGGTAGGTATGCAAATATGAGAAACATGATACCTTCATGTATAAGTTACTGGAAATTCTCATTTACTCTAAATATTGTGATCTTACTTACCTTGATGCGCAGAATGCAACTATGTAGTCTGCTCCAGAGCAAGTTATAACGCTGGTAGGGTCATCATATGCGAAGCTGTATGCTGTTGGGCATACTTGTTTGAAACTCTTGGAATAATTCGAAGGTAGACATGTGGATGGATTTCCAAACATTCCTCTGCAACAATACTCATCAGTGTTGAACACATCACATGCACTCCGGCAAGCCACAACCTTTCCGTCAGCCTTTAGGGCGAGCTCCGACGGGCAGTTTTGCCTCAAATCTCCATCACAGCCAGCAGTACTGCAGTTGCCTGTACCATTAACAGCTTTGACAACTATAGGCACATTAAAGCCATCTACAAGGCTTACATCATAGAAATCGATTTGTCCAAGGGTGAAGTCGGCGATGGAGGTGGGTGGTGTGCTCGGCTCGGTGCAATTGAGGATGGTGCCGCAGCTACCCGTTTGGCATTTTCCATTACCCTTTTTATCGAAATTGCAGCCAGTCCGAGCCCATATCCGGCCACCCCACCCAGCCGAAGCTGTATAGACAGCAGACTGTCCGGGTTTTAGTGCAAAACCTCCGCCGCTGAAGTTCTCACCATGTGTAATTCCAGGCCATATTGTTTCCTTGCAGTAATTTACTATGGTGAACGATCTTGTGCTTTCGGACAATTTAATCACTGCCCAACAAAATGAATACAACCTTTGTAAGCTTTTAAAAACGAAATCATGTTAGTAAGCTCATGGTTGGCAAAACTTGCACACCTACTTTTTGCCGTGACAAAGAGAATGCATGCCTACAATGGTGCAAAAAGATTACATGCATGCTATATACAGTAGGAATTAACTAGCTAGGTAGGTAGTACTGACAGAGAAGATAGATTATAAACATACAAACAAAACGAAGAATATGAACAAAATGATGAAGAGGGAATGGCACCTGATACAATGATAGTGAAGATGAAAAGGTTGAGATGAGAAGCCATCGATCCCTCTAACTCTCTCTTTGCTTTAGCGATAGTGACACGAGAGGAGAAATGTTATCTGTGGGTATTATGTGAAGAGGAACCTATAAAGATGCAAGAGATCGAGAAAGGAAGAATGCGTGTGGGAGTGAGTGAATTATCAACAAGTAATGGCAGCCTAAAAAGGTTCCTTGCTTACAAAGCAGAAAATCAAATGATACCTTGCCTCTCAGCTTAACATTATGCTgaatcttttttcattttcataatctctCTTTGCTGAATTAGTGTTTATGTTTTAGGTCTCACCTGTTGTCCGAATGGATGACAAAGTCCTAGTGTCTATGCTTTACTCACCTCAAGCATAAGCATCAGCACACAACATATATAGTAAGAAACTTTGAACCGATTCACTCACATCatcccaattatatatataaattatatatatatatatatataagttgaagttcttaaatggaaaataatatatttgattaGTCAATAATATACCTTTTAGTTTTGTAAccaatgaattttttaaaaaaataatgaatttaagaaaagtttaaatatatacacacacacacacacacaagtaaTATGACGTACTCTTGAAGGTCAAGTGCTCAAATGACCAAATATTGGCATTCTATTAAAagctttatttattatatataatggcTCTTAATCATGctaaattatgttaatcaaacCAAAGAATCTTGCttaattttgttaatatataatttttttttcattttataaatttggtTATTTTTCCGTATGAGGACAAGAACTCTGATTATCCAACGGAAATTTATAGAatactcatttattttttctttttgccttttCATGATTTGTAATGGGCCAACACCAAGTGGACCGAGCCCAAAACCAAATATTTTATACTAGAGATTCTAATTTAGGGATAGTAATATCTTACATTACTCATTAATCCAATACGAACATGACACAAAATCAACAGGTTTGTAGGTTCTGATCAAAAGAAATTGACCCGTTAAGATACTATTTTTTAGCAGTTAGTGACCCATTTATAcccattaaattttttactcaaaattacaattatatcatttctaatctaaaaacaaaaataccttAACCCTATTTCGTATTTCCTAACTCTCTCTCAGACCCTCACTCACTCTCAGTTCTCAATTGAGCCAGTTCTCAGGAGTCACAACTGCCTCACAAACTTCCtcttaattgtaattttgatgcttttattgtttgaactataattttatatttatgtagttagttttgtatttttaggatatattgtaatattaacttttatatgaaattatgttaatcacgTCAAAAGGATAATTTGGGTCaattcaatccatttacataaatgggTTAACACGGGTCGTGTCATGtcaagatatttttaattaattcatgatAGGTCAAAACAAATCATGTTAAGGTTTGACAATCTGACCTGTTAAGCTTAACGGGTCATGTATGAGTTGACCcatattgtataatatacaCGACTTAACACGATATGAATATGATCCGTTAACACAATTTGTCATCCCAAATTTTATCGACTTGCACCAAATTTAAATAGAGAAACGATATTTGCAAGTTATAGGATGCACAAGTTATATCtattccatttgaaaaaaaaatggtaaatataagactcatatgaaaaattatttttttaataatagatctcacttcTTTTTTCAATAAAGGTGTGTTGGACTTGTACGCCTTAAggctgtatctagcattatttaTTCAAGTAATCTAAATAATAGCATGGGCCGAAGCTAACCAATTCGATAACCCATTGACAACCGTCTATGTTggataaataagtaatttttttttttctagtgaataatgaattatgatgttttaaaaaaa encodes:
- the LOC121255534 gene encoding pathogenesis-related thaumatin-like protein 3.5; translation: MASHLNLFIFTIIVSVIKLSESTRSFTIVNYCKETIWPGITHGENFSGGGFALKPGQSAVYTASAGWGGRIWARTGCNFDKKGNGKCQTGSCGTILNCTEPSTPPTSIADFTLGQIDFYDVSLVDGFNVPIVVKAVNGTGNCSTAGCDGDLRQNCPSELALKADGKVVACRSACDVFNTDEYCCRGMFGNPSTCLPSNYSKSFKQVCPTAYSFAYDDPTSVITCSGADYIVAFCASRNQTICSYHDKQLACNQSKGIRSVVSHGWWVPMLALTFMFESWWAML
- the LOC121255536 gene encoding probable plastid-lipid-associated protein 4, chloroplastic isoform X2, yielding MALSSHAALVLTTAQSSKPSIPKSHCFPPPRTAFRFPVPAINPSTYNLSSTSHPEKWRAKISFFPAFLKKGKDAKTLKEELLEAIAPLDRGADATFEDQQTVDQIAQKLEALNPVKEPLKSNLLDGKWELIYTTSRSILQTQRPKFLRSSANYQAINLDVLRAQNMESWPFFNQIPVKAPDRARGELEITYLDEELRVSRGDKGNLFILKMVDPSYRVPV
- the LOC121255536 gene encoding probable plastid-lipid-associated protein 4, chloroplastic isoform X1, whose protein sequence is MALSSHAALVLTTAQSSKPSIPKSHCFPPPRTAFRFPVPAINPSTYNLSSTSHPEKWRAKISFFPAFLKKGKDAKTLKEELLEAIAPLDRGADATFEDQQTVDQIAQKLEALNPVKEPLKSNLLDGKWELIYTTSRSILQTQRPKFLRSSANYQAINLDVLRAQNMESWPFFNQVTADLTPLNAKKVAVKFDYFKIGGLIPVKAPDRARGELEITYLDEELRVSRGDKGNLFILKMVDPSYRVPV
- the LOC121255536 gene encoding probable plastid-lipid-associated protein 4, chloroplastic isoform X3 — its product is MALSSHAALVLTTAQSSKPSIPKSHCFPPPRTAFRFPVPAINPSTYNLSSTSHPEKWRAKISFFPAFLKKGKDAKTLKEELLEAIAPLDRGADATFEDQQTVDQRPKFLRSSANYQAINLDVLRAQNMESWPFFNQVTADLTPLNAKKVAVKFDYFKIGGLIPVKAPDRARGELEITYLDEELRVSRGDKGNLFILKMVDPSYRVPV